CCTTTTGGGAAATTGGGGACGAGCTACGAAAAACTTCCTAAAGACAAAAATATAATATTTTACTGTCACACTTCCACAAAAGCCTATGAAGCCTATCTTTTTCTTAGAGATAAAAAAGGATTTGAAAAGGGGAAAATTTTATATCTTAAGGCCGGTGTTACTTTTGAAAACGGCAAAGTAATTTTTAATGAAAATATACAATAAATCACTTTTTTATATTAGATTTATTGAAAAATACAACCCTAAAAGGAGAAAATATGGGCTGCGGATGCAATCACAATCATGACAAAAACGGCAGTTGCGACTGTAACGATGAGGCTGCAATTCTCATCGACCCTAACAAGGTAGGAGAAATTTCCCTCAATGAGGACGGAGTAGTGACATTAACTATTCTCGATGATAAAGATGAGGTTGAGCAAGAGCTTGCTTTGGAGTTTGACAGTTATGAAGCTGCTGAAAAATGGCTGCAAGAAACATTCGGCGACAGATTAATGGAAATCGAAGAGTAATAATCGGGGGCTTATAGCCCCCTTTTTATTTTAACATAGACGATATAGCCTTAAACTCGTCTGTTTTTGCTTTTTTAAGCAGCATGAATAATACAATTTCAGTAGTGGTAATAATTGCCCCTGCATCAGACATATAATCAAGCCCGGCCAACCAATTTTCCTTACTTCTTGACTGTACCGCATCTTTTACAACAAACACATTATAATAATTTAATAGGTCTAAAACTGTCTGCAGCACACATACATGTGTTTCCATGCCAAATACAATCACATTTTCCACATTCAGACTATTTAATTTATCCATAAAGGTATCTTCTCCGCAGCATGAAAAGGTAATTTTTTCAAAATATAATGCTCCTTCAAGATAATGACTAAGCTCATTTACGGTGCGCCCTAACCCTTTGACATATTGCTCAGTGAACAACACCGGCATATTTAATATTTTCGCTGATTTGAGAAGTATTTCCATATTTTTTAATTTTTTCCCGTAAACTTTTTCATCCATTGCTTTGACTAACTTTTCTTGAACATCAATAAGTAAAAATGCAGTATTATTAACATTTATAGTAAACATAAAACCCTCCATATAGGCTATTATTTTATCTTAACAAATTTTATTGATTTTAAAAAGTATTTTTTTTTTTAGAAATCATCTCATAAAAAATAAAACCTTTTACTAATAAAAAATTATATTACTGCTATGTGAAAATAAAATGTAAAATTTATAATACGATATACAAAAAGCAAGTTTATACATAGTGTAGATTATTAATTAACTATTTAATCAATTAATTCAATAAAACATATTTTTAATTTCGACAAGAACCTAAACACTTTTTAATCAATTTATTCACCCAAGATACAATTTAACATAAATCCATAAAAATTTGTTTTTTCTTATAACATTCCTTTCTTTATATAAAATACAATTTTAAATAATACATATATTTTTTAAACAGTTATAAAATACAAAAAGATACTGTTTTACCATTTATTAAACTTTATATTTTAATATTTGATTAAATAATAGTGAAATTAAGTTGTGCATAACATACTGATAACAATTATTTTCAAAAATATATTGACTATTCTTAAATAATATGAGATTTTATTTTACATAAAAAATAAAAGTGTTTTAAAATGGTCGGTAACATTTACTTAATAATTATTAAAACTTCAAAGGAGTATATTATGAGTGAAAATTATCAAAAAGTCTTAAATTCCGAAAGATTTAAAAAACTTATTAAAAAACGTTGGACATTTAGTTTTTTTATGCTTGCAGTACTATTTGTTGTCTATTACGGCTACATATTCATGATTGCACTAAACAAAGACTTTGTTACTAAAAAGGTGGGCGTTTATACCAACGTCGGAATTATTATGGGGATTGGTGTAATATTTGCCGCATGGATTTTGACTTATGTCTATGTACTATGGGCAAACAATGTTTACGACAAAGAAGTAGAAGAAATTAAGAAAGAACTTTAATCGGGGGATGAAATGGAATATAAATTTGGTGAACCTAATTTAGTGGCAATAGGCTCCTTTGTCGCGGTTGTTATCCTTACATTATTCGTGACTTTTTTAGTTGCCAGAAAACAAAAACAATCTGCCAGCAATTATTATACTGCCGGCGGTGGCATTACAGGGTTCCAAAACGGTCTTGCTCTTGCAGGAGATTACATGTCAGCGGCATCTTTTCTTGGCGTTTCCGGTCTTGTTGCCCTAAAGGGTTATGACGGGATGATTTATGCTGTAGGTTGGCTTGTAGGTTGGCCTGCGCTTATGTTTTTAATAGCTGAGCCTCTTAGAAACCTTGGAAAATATAGCTTTGCAGATGTAGTTGCATATCGACTAAATCAAGGACCTATCAGAACAGCTTCGGCAATTGGAGGATTGTTAGTCCTTCTTTGCTACACTATCGCTCAGATGGTTGGCTCAGGGAAGCTTATAGAGCTTATGTTTGGTATACCTTATGTTTGGGCAGAAATTATTGTTGGAACAGTAATGTTACTTTACGTATTATATGGTGGTATGCTTGCTACAACATGGGTACAAATAATCAAAGCTTGTCTTCTTCTTTTTGGTGTTACAATTCTGACACTGTTAGTTTTAGCTAAGTTTAATTTCAACCCAGGTAACCTATACGGTGCAGTTCAGGAAACTTACGGTGTTGAAATGTTAAACCCGGGTGGTTTGGTAAAAGGTCCAGTTGAAGCCTTATCATTAGGTCTTGCACTTATGCTTGGACTTCTTGGACTTCCGCATATATTGATGAGATTCTTTACAGTTCCTAATGCTAAAGAAGCAAGAAAATCAGTTGTATACGCCACAACATTTATCGGTTACTTCTACCTTATCATTCCAATAGTTGGTTTTGGTGCTGCAGTATTGGTTGGTAAAAGCGCAATTATGAAAATTGGTAGTGGTGGTAATATGGCTGCACCTATGCTTTCACAGTTGCTTGGCGGGACTCCATTTTTAGGATTTATCGCAGCAGTTGCATTTGCCACAATTCTCGCAGTTGTTGCAGGTCTTACTTTGGCTGCTTCAGCGGCACTTGGGAATGACTTATATGTAAGCACATTTAAAAAAGGTAATGTAACTGAGTCAGAGAAATTAAAGGCTGCAAGGATGTCTACCCTCATTTATGGTGTGGCATCTGTTGCACTTGGTATTGCTTTTCAAAAGCAAAACGTAGCATTTTTAGTTGCTCTTGCTTTTTCAATTGCTGCAAGTGCTAACTTCCCATCACTTTTTCTTTCTATCGTATGGAAAAAGTTAAGCACTACCGGTGCAGTTATGTCTATTTTGTTTGGTGGTTTGTCTTCTGCTATATTGATAGTCTTAAGCCCTACTGTTTGGGTGACAATCCTTGGGAACCCTGAAGCAATATTCCCCTATAAATTCCCAACAATAATCTCCTTACCACTTGCTTTTATCGGTGCTTGGATTGGCTCTGTTATCGCACCAGATAAAGCAGCACAGGAAAAATATGAACAGGTTAAAATTAGGACTTACTTAGGTGTAGGTATTTCAGACGCAAGTGACCATTAAAATATAAGGTAAATATATGGCCGCCTTTTAGGCGGCTTCTTTTTTTAAAGTAAATTAGATAATGTCAAATCTAATCCTAAAAATTTCATTTTTTCAATAGCTTTTAAAAAAACCACCGAAGTATTTACGGCATCAAATAATGCTCTGTGTCTGTAAGAATTTTCAATTTCCACATTGATATCAAAATACCTAATTAAAGAATCAAGGTTATATCTGCCGATATTTGGATAAAATTTCTTTGTAATGCTTACCGTATCAAGGATGCATACAAGTTTGCAGTCAACACAATGCTTTTTCATATAATAATTGATAAAAGTAAAATCAAACTTTGCATTGTGTGCAATAAAAACCGTATTTTCAGCAAACTCAGCAAATTTTGGCAATACCTCATCAATTAAAGGTGCATTCTCTACCATTTTTTCATCAATGCCATTGATTTCTATTGTCTTACTTGGAATCGGCTTTTCTGGCTTTATCAGTGTTGTAAAGTGGTTATTCAAATCGAGGTTAAAATCACTATTTATCTTGACGGCACTTATCTCAAGAAGCTCTGCCCCCTTGT
This DNA window, taken from Deferrivibrio essentukiensis, encodes the following:
- a CDS encoding 3'-5' exonuclease, encoding MSILGLNKSLKEYTFTVVDTETTGLSPYKGAELLEISAVKINSDFNLDLNNHFTTLIKPEKPIPSKTIEINGIDEKMVENAPLIDEVLPKFAEFAENTVFIAHNAKFDFTFINYYMKKHCVDCKLVCILDTVSITKKFYPNIGRYNLDSLIRYFDINVEIENSYRHRALFDAVNTSVVFLKAIEKMKFLGLDLTLSNLL
- a CDS encoding hydrolase, which codes for MFTINVNNTAFLLIDVQEKLVKAMDEKVYGKKLKNMEILLKSAKILNMPVLFTEQYVKGLGRTVNELSHYLEGALYFEKITFSCCGEDTFMDKLNSLNVENVIVFGMETHVCVLQTVLDLLNYYNVFVVKDAVQSRSKENWLAGLDYMSDAGAIITTTEIVLFMLLKKAKTDEFKAISSMLK
- a CDS encoding sodium:solute symporter family transporter; the protein is MEYKFGEPNLVAIGSFVAVVILTLFVTFLVARKQKQSASNYYTAGGGITGFQNGLALAGDYMSAASFLGVSGLVALKGYDGMIYAVGWLVGWPALMFLIAEPLRNLGKYSFADVVAYRLNQGPIRTASAIGGLLVLLCYTIAQMVGSGKLIELMFGIPYVWAEIIVGTVMLLYVLYGGMLATTWVQIIKACLLLFGVTILTLLVLAKFNFNPGNLYGAVQETYGVEMLNPGGLVKGPVEALSLGLALMLGLLGLPHILMRFFTVPNAKEARKSVVYATTFIGYFYLIIPIVGFGAAVLVGKSAIMKIGSGGNMAAPMLSQLLGGTPFLGFIAAVAFATILAVVAGLTLAASAALGNDLYVSTFKKGNVTESEKLKAARMSTLIYGVASVALGIAFQKQNVAFLVALAFSIAASANFPSLFLSIVWKKLSTTGAVMSILFGGLSSAILIVLSPTVWVTILGNPEAIFPYKFPTIISLPLAFIGAWIGSVIAPDKAAQEKYEQVKIRTYLGVGISDASDH
- a CDS encoding DUF485 domain-containing protein → MSENYQKVLNSERFKKLIKKRWTFSFFMLAVLFVVYYGYIFMIALNKDFVTKKVGVYTNVGIIMGIGVIFAAWILTYVYVLWANNVYDKEVEEIKKEL